CCTCTGCTGCTGGCCCCCGGAGAGCTCGTGCGGGCGGTGGCCGAGCCGGTCCCGGATGCCCATGGTGTCGACGACGAGGTCGAAGCGGGCGGTGTCGACGGGACGGCCGGCGAGGTCGAGCGGGAGCACGATGTTCTGGCGCGCGTCGAGCATCGGCAGCAGGTTGAACGACTGGAACACGAACCCGATGTGGTCGCGACGGAAGATCGTGAGTGCGGTGTCGTCGAGCGTCTGGAGCTCGACGCCGCCGACCGAGACCTGCCCCTCGGTGGGGGTGTCGAGGCCGGCCAGGCAGTGCATCAGGGTCGACTTGCCGGAGCCGGAGGCGCCCATGATGGCGGTGAAACGGCCGCTGGGCAGGTCGAGATCGACGCCGCGGAGGGCGTGCACGGTCGCGTCGCCGCGGCCGTAGGTGCGGCTCAGGGCGCGGGCGCTGGCGGCGGTCTT
This is a stretch of genomic DNA from Nocardioides sp. InS609-2. It encodes these proteins:
- a CDS encoding ABC transporter ATP-binding protein — its product is MTQTTLATTTKTAASARALSRTYGRGDATVHALRGVDLDLPSGRFTAIMGASGSGKSTLMHCLAGLDTPTEGQVSVGGVELQTLDDTALTIFRRDHIGFVFQSFNLLPMLDARQNIVLPLDLAGRPVDTARFDLVVDTMGIRDRLGHRPHELSGGQQQRVAMARAVVSQPDIVFADEPTGNLDSESSGEVLGFLRRSVRELGQTVVMVTHELDAAAYADDVVVLADGVVRAHLIEPGTDRLVAALRGEGAAR